In Pseudomonas hamedanensis, a single window of DNA contains:
- a CDS encoding heavy metal sensor histidine kinase, with translation MRSKSIAWRLALAFAMVCALVLSAIGVFLYRSLASELAFRDDMALLGRLEQVRALLADSDSLDALQARPRLYQNMLGNRDSLLLVRRADGSSVIAINPRQRELPALNALPREQMPQRRDVLTWQASDGAELALLSGQAQGPNGERLTVIAGKVLSEREQMLGSYRLRLYLSVGLGALLAFALGLLLLRRGLQPLRQLSEAVRSIDLRSLDRRLPVEGTPTELREPVHALNAMLARLDDSVQRLSQFSADLAHEIRTPLHTLLASNGQALNHPRSTAEYQEVLASNMEEFERLKRMAENLMFLARAEQAERALNLQTLSLQNVGDELCDYFEPLADDRGLQLQNHMHGELLADQQLLQRALGNLLANAVRHADPGTLISLQRRDAPGMCWLQVHNHGPIIPPEHLGKLFDRFYRVDPSRAEPGDSGGLGLAIVQSIMQLHGGEVRVRSDAAGTLFELGFGTRR, from the coding sequence ATGCGGAGTAAGTCGATCGCCTGGCGCCTGGCGCTGGCCTTCGCCATGGTCTGCGCCTTGGTGCTGAGCGCAATTGGCGTGTTCCTCTACCGCTCCCTGGCCTCGGAGTTGGCCTTTCGTGACGACATGGCCCTGCTCGGTCGCCTCGAACAAGTGCGCGCCTTGCTCGCCGACAGCGACAGCCTCGACGCCTTGCAGGCGCGGCCACGGCTGTATCAGAACATGCTCGGCAATCGCGACAGCCTGCTGCTGGTGCGCCGGGCTGACGGCTCCAGTGTCATCGCAATCAACCCGCGTCAGCGCGAGTTGCCAGCGTTGAACGCGCTGCCGCGAGAACAAATGCCGCAGCGCCGCGACGTGCTCACCTGGCAGGCCAGCGACGGTGCCGAACTGGCGTTGTTGTCCGGCCAGGCCCAAGGCCCCAACGGCGAACGGCTGACGGTGATTGCCGGCAAAGTCCTGAGCGAGCGCGAGCAGATGCTCGGCAGTTATCGCCTGCGTCTGTATCTGTCTGTCGGCCTCGGCGCACTGCTCGCCTTCGCCTTGGGATTGCTCTTGCTGCGCCGGGGGCTGCAACCGTTGCGTCAGTTGAGCGAAGCGGTACGCAGCATCGATTTGCGCAGCCTCGATCGACGCCTGCCCGTCGAAGGCACGCCGACAGAACTGCGCGAACCCGTGCACGCGCTCAACGCCATGCTGGCGCGGCTGGACGACAGCGTGCAGCGTCTGTCGCAATTCTCCGCCGACCTCGCCCACGAAATCCGCACCCCGCTGCACACCTTGCTGGCGAGCAACGGCCAGGCCCTGAACCATCCACGCAGTACGGCGGAATATCAGGAAGTGCTGGCCTCGAACATGGAAGAATTCGAACGGCTCAAGCGCATGGCCGAGAATCTGATGTTCCTTGCCCGCGCCGAACAGGCCGAACGCGCGCTCAATCTGCAGACCCTGAGTCTGCAAAACGTCGGCGACGAACTCTGCGACTACTTCGAACCCTTGGCGGATGATCGCGGCCTCCAACTGCAAAACCACATGCACGGTGAACTGCTCGCCGACCAGCAGCTGCTGCAACGCGCCCTCGGCAACCTGTTGGCCAACGCCGTCCGCCACGCCGACCCCGGCACCCTGATCAGCCTGCAACGCCGCGATGCACCGGGTATGTGCTGGCTGCAAGTGCACAACCACGGCCCGATCATCCCGCCTGAGCATCTGGGCAAGCTGTTCGACCGCTTTTATCGCGTCGACCCTTCGCGTGCGGAACCGGGGGATTCGGGTGGGTTGGGGCTGGCGATAGTGCAGTCGATCATGCAGTTGCATGGAGGGGAGGTGCGGGTGAGAAGTGATGCAGCCGGGACGTTGTTTGAGTTAGGGTTTGGGACGCGGCGCTAA
- a CDS encoding heavy metal response regulator transcription factor → MRLLVVEDEAKTANFLAKGLGESGFAVDVALNGLDGRYFIEQQEYDLIILDVMLPGLNGWQLLQLIRQRGATPVLFLTAKDAIEDRVRGLELGADDYLLKPFAFAELLARVRTLLRRGPMREAESYNIADLEIDVLRRRVSRGGQRIALTNKEFALLQLLASRQGEVLSRTLIASQVWNLNFDSDTNMVEVAVRRLRAKVDDPYMPKLIHTVRGVGYQLEAPDDAE, encoded by the coding sequence ATGCGTTTGCTGGTTGTAGAAGATGAAGCCAAAACCGCCAATTTCCTCGCCAAGGGCCTGGGCGAGTCCGGGTTTGCCGTGGACGTGGCGCTCAACGGCCTCGATGGCCGTTATTTTATCGAACAGCAGGAATACGACCTGATCATCCTCGACGTCATGCTGCCCGGTCTCAACGGCTGGCAATTGCTGCAGTTGATCCGCCAGCGCGGCGCCACGCCGGTGCTGTTTCTCACCGCCAAAGACGCCATCGAAGACCGCGTGCGCGGCCTCGAACTCGGCGCCGACGACTATTTGCTCAAACCCTTCGCCTTCGCCGAATTGCTCGCGCGGGTGCGCACGTTGCTGCGGCGCGGGCCGATGCGTGAAGCCGAGTCGTACAACATCGCCGACCTGGAAATCGACGTGCTGCGCCGCCGGGTCAGTCGCGGCGGCCAGCGCATTGCCCTGACCAACAAGGAGTTCGCCCTGTTGCAGCTGCTCGCCAGCCGCCAGGGCGAAGTGCTCTCGCGCACGCTGATTGCCTCGCAGGTGTGGAACCTGAATTTCGACAGCGATACCAACATGGTTGAAGTCGCCGTGCGTCGTCTGCGCGCCAAGGTCGACGATCCGTACATGCCCAAACTTATCCACACCGTGCGCGGCGTCGGCTATCAGCTGGAAGCGCCGGACGATGCGGAGTAA
- a CDS encoding GlcG/HbpS family heme-binding protein — translation MTVKYLVASLMIGLSGAAVATPELPRHADLDSKTARWLADKAMSSCTGTVSVLDRGGNLLVTLRGDGVGPHNTVASQRKAYTALSTKTPTRLFAERARSNPETANLNTLDELLLLGGGIPLFAGSELVGAIGVAGSGGGEQDENCALAAADKAGLTITRSH, via the coding sequence ATGACCGTCAAATACCTTGTCGCCAGCCTGATGATCGGCCTCAGCGGCGCCGCCGTTGCCACGCCTGAACTGCCGCGCCACGCCGATCTCGACTCGAAAACCGCACGCTGGCTGGCCGACAAGGCGATGAGCAGTTGCACCGGCACGGTGTCGGTACTCGACCGTGGCGGCAACCTTCTGGTGACCCTGCGTGGCGATGGCGTCGGCCCGCACAACACCGTCGCCAGCCAGCGCAAGGCCTACACCGCGCTGTCGACCAAGACGCCGACGCGACTGTTCGCCGAACGCGCCCGCAGCAACCCGGAAACCGCCAACCTCAACACACTCGACGAATTGCTGTTGCTGGGCGGCGGCATTCCGCTGTTCGCCGGCAGCGAACTGGTCGGCGCCATCGGCGTGGCCGGTTCCGGCGGCGGCGAGCAAGACGAAAACTGCGCCCTCGCCGCGGCCGACAAAGCCGGCCTGACCATCACCCGTTCCCACTAA
- the uraH gene encoding hydroxyisourate hydrolase, whose protein sequence is MTTLRMTLAALGLSAVSSLALAAGNPLSVHVLNLENGLPSPGINVTLEKHVGENWQPLAQGTTNEQGRIAELFPAKQPFEAGEYRVVFKTGEYYQKIRHETFFPEIPVIFQVKQTDQHYHIPLLLSPYGFSTYRGS, encoded by the coding sequence ATGACCACCCTGCGCATGACCCTCGCCGCCCTTGGCCTGAGCGCTGTTTCAAGCCTGGCGCTGGCCGCCGGCAATCCGCTGAGCGTCCACGTGCTTAACCTGGAAAACGGCCTGCCATCGCCGGGCATCAACGTCACCCTGGAAAAACACGTCGGCGAGAACTGGCAACCGCTCGCGCAAGGCACCACCAACGAGCAAGGGCGGATCGCCGAACTGTTCCCGGCCAAACAGCCTTTCGAAGCGGGCGAATACCGCGTGGTGTTCAAGACCGGCGAGTACTACCAGAAGATCAGGCACGAGACGTTCTTCCCGGAAATTCCGGTGATCTTTCAGGTGAAGCAAACCGATCAGCACTACCACATCCCGCTGCTGCTCAGCCCGTATGGTTTCTCGACTTATCGCGGTTCCTGA
- a CDS encoding Crp/Fnr family transcriptional regulator, with translation MEIRARLLSGQWFSHLPVSFQDSLLALARERRLTAGQRLFQRGDAPCGLYAVLDGAVRIGAVSEQGKEALLSLVEAPHWFGEICLFDGQPRTHDAYAVGSCTLLNIPQAALLKLLDEQPLYWRHLALLMSHKLRLAFINLEQLSLLPAPARLAHRLLMIAEGYGELEAPRRVLQLPQEQLAAMLALSRQTTNQILKDLQGQGIIGLAYGEIEILDAARLRVLATL, from the coding sequence ATGGAAATTCGTGCACGGCTGCTGAGCGGCCAGTGGTTCAGTCATCTGCCGGTGTCCTTTCAGGATAGCCTGCTGGCGCTGGCCCGCGAGCGGCGGCTGACGGCGGGGCAGCGTCTGTTCCAGCGTGGCGATGCGCCGTGCGGTCTGTACGCGGTGCTCGACGGCGCCGTGCGCATCGGCGCGGTCAGCGAGCAGGGTAAAGAGGCGTTGCTGAGCCTGGTGGAGGCGCCGCACTGGTTTGGTGAAATCTGCCTGTTCGACGGCCAGCCACGCACCCATGACGCCTATGCCGTCGGGTCGTGCACCTTGCTGAATATTCCGCAGGCAGCGTTGCTCAAGCTGCTCGATGAACAGCCGCTGTATTGGCGGCATCTGGCGCTGCTGATGAGCCATAAGTTGCGCCTGGCCTTTATCAACCTTGAACAGCTGAGCCTGTTGCCAGCCCCGGCGCGTCTGGCCCATCGCTTGCTGATGATTGCCGAAGGCTACGGCGAACTCGAGGCGCCACGTCGTGTGCTACAACTGCCGCAGGAGCAATTGGCGGCGATGCTCGCGCTGTCCCGGCAGACCACTAATCAGATCCTCAAGGATTTGCAGGGACAGGGGATTATTGGTCTGGCGTACGGCGAAATCGAAATCCTCGACGCGGCGCGGCTGCGTGTCCTGGCCACACTTTAA
- a CDS encoding Mpo1 family 2-hydroxy fatty acid dioxygenase → MKSLVDHLSQYAAYHRDPRNIASHFIGIPLIVVAVAVLLSRPQWSLGPLWLSPAVVVALASAWFYLRLELKLGVLMTVLMGLSVWAGHALAQQSTMVWLSSGLAMFVVGWVIQFVGHHYEGRKPAFVDDISGLIVGPLFVVAELAFLLGMRQELKQAIEARAGAVRVNPNRKAAA, encoded by the coding sequence ATGAAAAGCCTCGTCGATCACCTCAGTCAATACGCCGCCTACCATCGCGACCCGCGCAACATTGCCAGCCACTTTATCGGCATTCCGCTGATTGTGGTGGCGGTGGCTGTTTTGTTGTCGCGACCGCAGTGGTCGCTGGGCCCGTTGTGGCTGTCCCCCGCCGTTGTGGTGGCGCTGGCCTCGGCGTGGTTTTACCTGCGCCTGGAGCTGAAGCTCGGCGTGTTGATGACGGTGCTGATGGGCCTGTCGGTCTGGGCCGGGCATGCCCTGGCGCAGCAGAGCACGATGGTCTGGCTGAGCAGCGGGTTGGCGATGTTTGTGGTGGGCTGGGTGATCCAGTTTGTCGGGCACCACTACGAAGGGCGCAAGCCGGCGTTTGTCGATGACATCAGCGGGTTGATTGTCGGGCCGCTGTTTGTCGTGGCGGAACTGGCGTTTTTGCTCGGGATGCGGCAGGAGTTGAAGCAGGCGATCGAAGCGCGGGCAGGAGCGGTGCGTGTCAATCCGAATCGAAAAGCGGCGGCTTAG
- a CDS encoding sulfate/molybdate ABC transporter ATP-binding protein produces MSIEVRNVSKNFNAFKALDNISLDIQSGELVALLGPSGCGKTTLLRIIAGLETPDQGNIVFHGEDVSGHDVRDRNVGFVFQHYALFRHMTVFDNVAFGLRMKPKNQRPNESQIADKVHELLNMVQLDWLSDRYPEQLSGGQRQRIALARALAVEPKVLLLDEPFGALDAKVRKELRRWLARLHEDINLTSVFVTHDQEEAMEVADRIVVMNKGVIEQIGSPGDVYENPASDFVYHFLGDSNRLLLSDDNHVLFRPHEVSLSRHELEDHHAAEVRDIRPLGATTRVTLKVEGQTDLIEAEVVKDHDSLIGLAKGETLFFKPKVWQKVANL; encoded by the coding sequence ATGTCGATCGAAGTGCGTAACGTCAGCAAGAATTTCAATGCGTTCAAGGCGCTGGACAACATCAGCCTGGACATCCAGAGCGGTGAACTGGTGGCGCTGCTCGGCCCGTCGGGCTGCGGCAAGACTACGTTGCTGCGGATTATCGCCGGTCTGGAAACTCCGGATCAGGGCAACATCGTGTTCCATGGCGAGGATGTCTCCGGCCACGACGTGCGTGATCGCAACGTCGGTTTCGTGTTCCAGCATTACGCCTTGTTCCGGCACATGACGGTGTTCGACAACGTCGCGTTCGGCCTGCGCATGAAACCGAAGAACCAGCGCCCGAACGAAAGCCAGATCGCCGACAAGGTTCATGAACTGCTGAATATGGTGCAACTGGACTGGTTGTCGGATCGCTACCCGGAGCAGTTGTCGGGTGGCCAGCGTCAGCGCATCGCTCTGGCCCGTGCCTTGGCGGTGGAGCCGAAAGTGCTGCTGCTCGACGAACCGTTCGGTGCCCTCGACGCCAAGGTGCGCAAGGAGCTGCGCCGCTGGCTGGCGCGGCTGCACGAGGATATCAACCTGACGTCGGTGTTCGTGACCCACGACCAGGAAGAAGCGATGGAAGTCGCCGACCGCATCGTGGTGATGAACAAGGGCGTGATCGAACAGATCGGCTCACCGGGCGACGTCTACGAAAACCCGGCCAGCGATTTCGTTTACCACTTCCTTGGCGACTCGAACCGCCTGCTGCTCAGCGACGACAACCACGTGCTGTTCCGCCCCCACGAAGTGTCGCTGTCCAGACATGAACTCGAAGATCACCATGCCGCTGAGGTGCGCGATATTCGCCCATTGGGCGCGACGACGCGGGTGACGCTGAAGGTGGAAGGGCAGACCGATCTGATCGAAGCCGAAGTGGTCAAGGATCATGACAGCCTGATCGGCCTGGCCAAGGGTGAGACCTTGTTCTTCAAACCGAAGGTCTGGCAGAAAGTCGCCAACCTCTGA
- the cysW gene encoding sulfate ABC transporter permease subunit CysW, producing MSQSSIAAASSANAARRGSATSRRILIGLGWLIFFLFLLLPLFIVVSQGLKNGLGAFFTAIFEPDALSALKLTVFAVLISVPLNLVFGVSAAWCVSKYSFRGKSMLVTLIDLPFSVSPVIAGLVYVLMFGAQGLFGPWLQDHDIQIVFALPGIVLATIFVTVPFVARELIPLMQEQGTQEEEAARLLGANGWQMFWHVTVPNIKWGLIYGVVLCTARAMGEFGAVSVVSGHIRGVTNTLPLHVEILYNEYNHVAAFAVASLLLILALFILLLKQWSENRINRLRASAAEE from the coding sequence ATGTCCCAATCGTCTATTGCGGCCGCTTCCTCGGCCAATGCTGCGCGGCGCGGCAGCGCCACTTCGCGCAGAATCCTGATCGGTCTTGGCTGGCTGATCTTTTTCCTGTTTTTGCTGCTGCCATTATTCATCGTCGTATCGCAAGGTTTGAAGAATGGTCTCGGTGCATTCTTCACCGCAATCTTTGAACCGGATGCACTGTCGGCATTGAAACTCACCGTGTTCGCCGTGCTGATTTCGGTGCCGCTGAATCTGGTGTTCGGCGTCAGCGCAGCGTGGTGCGTGAGCAAGTACTCATTCCGCGGCAAGAGCATGCTGGTCACGCTGATCGATCTGCCGTTCTCGGTATCGCCGGTGATCGCCGGTCTGGTCTACGTGCTGATGTTCGGCGCCCAGGGCCTGTTCGGGCCGTGGCTGCAGGATCATGACATTCAGATTGTCTTCGCCCTGCCGGGCATCGTGCTGGCGACGATTTTCGTCACCGTGCCGTTCGTGGCTCGTGAACTGATTCCGCTGATGCAGGAACAAGGCACGCAGGAAGAAGAAGCCGCACGGCTGCTGGGCGCCAATGGCTGGCAGATGTTCTGGCACGTCACTGTGCCCAACATCAAGTGGGGCCTGATCTATGGCGTGGTGCTGTGTACCGCGCGGGCCATGGGTGAATTCGGTGCGGTGTCGGTGGTGTCCGGGCACATTCGCGGGGTGACGAACACCTTGCCGCTGCACGTCGAGATCCTCTACAACGAATACAACCACGTGGCCGCGTTCGCCGTGGCGAGCCTGTTGCTGATCCTGGCGCTCTTCATCCTGCTGCTCAAGCAGTGGAGCGAAAACCGTATCAACCGCCTGCGCGCCAGCGCCGCGGAGGAATAA
- the cysT gene encoding sulfate ABC transporter permease subunit CysT, translating to MSRRISPVIPGFGLTLGYTLVYLSLIVLIPLAAMFVHAAQLTWDQFWTIISAPRVLAALKLSFGTALCAAIINGIIGTLLAWVLVRYTFPGRKVIDAMIDLPFALPTAVAGIALTALYAPAGLVGQFAADLGFKIAYTPLGITLALTFVTLPFVVRTVQPVLADIPREVEEAAACLGAKPWQVFRHILVPALLPAWLTGFALAFARGVGEYGSVIFIAGNMPMKTEILPLLIMVKLDQYDYTGATAIGVLMLVVSFVLLLLINLLQRRIETP from the coding sequence ATGTCGCGTCGTATCTCCCCCGTCATACCCGGCTTCGGGCTGACGCTGGGTTACACCTTGGTGTACCTCAGCCTGATTGTGCTTATCCCGCTGGCGGCGATGTTCGTCCACGCCGCCCAGCTGACCTGGGATCAGTTCTGGACGATCATCTCCGCACCGCGGGTGTTGGCGGCGTTGAAGCTGAGCTTCGGCACCGCGCTGTGCGCAGCGATCATCAACGGCATCATTGGCACGCTGCTGGCCTGGGTGCTGGTGCGCTACACCTTCCCCGGGCGCAAGGTGATCGACGCGATGATCGACCTGCCGTTCGCGCTACCCACGGCCGTGGCCGGCATCGCCCTGACCGCGCTATACGCGCCGGCCGGACTGGTCGGGCAATTTGCCGCTGACCTCGGCTTCAAGATCGCCTACACGCCGTTGGGCATCACCCTGGCGCTGACCTTCGTTACGCTGCCCTTCGTGGTGCGCACGGTGCAGCCGGTGCTGGCCGACATTCCTCGCGAAGTCGAAGAAGCTGCCGCCTGCCTCGGTGCGAAGCCGTGGCAAGTATTCCGCCACATCCTCGTACCCGCGCTGCTGCCCGCCTGGCTGACCGGTTTTGCCCTGGCATTTGCCCGTGGCGTCGGTGAGTACGGTTCGGTGATTTTCATCGCCGGCAACATGCCGATGAAAACCGAAATCCTGCCGCTGCTGATCATGGTCAAGCTCGACCAGTACGATTACACCGGCGCCACGGCCATCGGCGTGTTGATGCTGGTGGTTTCCTTTGTCCTGTTGCTGCTGATCAACTTGCTGCAGCGGCGCATCGAAACCCCATAA
- a CDS encoding sulfate ABC transporter substrate-binding protein, with translation MSSIRRYALAALASAVFAGSAVAKDYELLNVSYDPTRELYQDYNAEFIKFWQKDHAGDTVKIQQSHGGSGKQARAVIDGLRADVVTLALAGDIDEVAKLGKSLPADWQTRLPQASTPYTSTIVFLVRKGNPKGIKDWGDLIKNDVSVITPNPKTSGGARWNFLAAWAYGLKANGGDEAKAKQYVQTLFKHVPILDTGARGSTITFVNNGQGDVLLAWENEAFLALKEDGGADKFDIVVPSLSILAEPPVAVVDKNAEKKGNAQIAEAYLKHLYSPAGQEIAAKNFYRPRDKDVAAKYAQQFPKLELVTIDKDFGGWKSAQPKFFNDGGVFDQIYQAQ, from the coding sequence ATGTCGTCGATTCGCCGTTACGCTTTGGCCGCGCTGGCCAGTGCCGTGTTTGCCGGTTCCGCCGTTGCCAAGGATTACGAGCTGCTCAACGTGTCGTATGACCCGACGCGCGAGCTGTATCAGGACTACAACGCTGAATTCATCAAGTTCTGGCAGAAGGATCACGCTGGCGACACGGTGAAAATCCAGCAATCGCACGGTGGCTCGGGTAAACAGGCGCGAGCCGTCATCGACGGTCTGCGTGCCGACGTGGTGACCCTGGCGCTGGCCGGCGACATTGACGAAGTGGCGAAACTCGGCAAGTCACTGCCTGCCGACTGGCAGACACGTTTGCCGCAAGCGAGCACACCGTACACCTCGACCATCGTGTTCCTGGTGCGTAAGGGCAACCCGAAAGGCATCAAGGACTGGGGCGATCTGATCAAGAATGACGTCTCGGTCATCACCCCTAACCCGAAAACCTCCGGCGGTGCCCGCTGGAACTTTCTTGCCGCGTGGGCCTACGGCCTGAAAGCCAACGGCGGTGACGAAGCCAAGGCCAAGCAATACGTGCAAACCCTGTTCAAGCACGTGCCGATCCTCGACACCGGCGCCCGTGGTTCGACCATCACCTTCGTCAATAACGGTCAGGGTGACGTGTTGCTGGCCTGGGAAAACGAAGCGTTCCTGGCGCTGAAAGAAGACGGCGGCGCGGACAAATTCGATATCGTCGTGCCTTCGCTGTCGATCCTCGCCGAACCGCCGGTGGCCGTGGTCGACAAGAACGCCGAGAAGAAGGGCAACGCGCAGATCGCCGAGGCCTACCTCAAGCACTTGTACAGCCCGGCCGGCCAGGAAATTGCCGCGAAGAACTTCTATCGTCCACGGGACAAGGACGTCGCGGCCAAATACGCCCAGCAGTTCCCGAAACTGGAGCTGGTGACCATCGACAAGGACTTCGGCGGCTGGAAAAGCGCGCAGCCTAAATTCTTCAATGACGGTGGCGTGTTCGACCAGATTTATCAGGCGCAGTAA
- the oscA gene encoding sulfur starvation response protein OscA: MSASLRSVDGQDENTILREIQSALRDLRFGAVEITVHNAQVVQIERKEKFRLQQPGKQPG; encoded by the coding sequence ATGAGCGCATCCCTTCGCAGCGTTGACGGTCAGGACGAAAATACCATCTTGCGTGAAATCCAGAGCGCCCTGCGCGACCTGCGGTTCGGCGCGGTGGAGATCACTGTGCACAACGCCCAGGTCGTGCAGATTGAACGCAAAGAGAAATTCCGTTTGCAGCAACCGGGCAAACAACCGGGCTGA
- the desA gene encoding delta-9 fatty acid desaturase DesA, whose protein sequence is MWYEGFLGLSAWSLVAVTLLMTHVTIVAVTVYLHRYSAHRSLELNAGLKHFFRFWLWLTTAQNTREWTAIHRKHHAKCETEDDPHSPVVKGLSTVLRTGAELYRAEAQNPETLRIYGKNCPEDWVERNVYSRYPLLGVAIMGVIDLLLFGTIGITIWAIQMMWIPVWAAGVINGLGHAVGYRNFECRDAATNLVPWGILIGGEELHNNHHTYPNSAKLSVKKWEFDLGWAWIKVFSFLGLAKVQRVAPIAHRVEGKGSLDMDTAMAILNNRFQIMAQYRKLVIGPLVTQELAKVDHSVRHQFHRAKRLLSRETSLLEDRHHLRIQSMLEHSQALKVIYEKRLALQQIWVKTSSNGHDMLAAIKEWIHEAEASGIQSLREFADQLKTYSLRPA, encoded by the coding sequence ATGTGGTACGAAGGTTTTCTTGGCTTGTCGGCCTGGTCTCTGGTCGCAGTCACCCTGCTGATGACCCATGTGACGATTGTCGCCGTCACGGTCTATCTGCACCGCTATTCGGCGCACCGTTCGCTTGAGCTGAACGCTGGCCTGAAACATTTCTTCCGCTTCTGGCTGTGGCTGACCACGGCGCAGAACACCCGCGAGTGGACGGCTATCCACCGTAAACACCACGCCAAATGCGAAACCGAAGACGATCCGCACAGCCCGGTCGTCAAAGGCCTTTCCACGGTACTGCGCACCGGTGCCGAGCTGTACCGCGCCGAAGCGCAGAACCCGGAAACCCTGCGCATCTACGGCAAGAACTGCCCTGAAGACTGGGTCGAGCGCAACGTTTACAGCCGCTACCCGCTGCTCGGCGTGGCGATCATGGGCGTGATCGACTTGCTGCTGTTCGGCACCATCGGCATCACCATCTGGGCGATCCAGATGATGTGGATCCCGGTGTGGGCCGCCGGCGTGATCAACGGCCTGGGCCATGCCGTCGGCTACCGCAACTTCGAATGCCGCGACGCGGCGACCAATCTGGTGCCGTGGGGCATCCTGATCGGCGGCGAAGAACTGCACAACAACCATCACACCTACCCCAACTCGGCCAAGCTGTCGGTGAAGAAATGGGAGTTCGACCTCGGTTGGGCGTGGATCAAAGTCTTCAGCTTCCTGGGTCTGGCCAAGGTGCAGCGCGTCGCCCCGATTGCCCACCGCGTCGAAGGCAAGGGCAGCCTGGACATGGACACCGCGATGGCGATCCTCAACAACCGTTTCCAGATCATGGCCCAGTACCGCAAGCTGGTCATCGGTCCGCTGGTCACGCAGGAACTGGCCAAGGTCGATCATTCGGTGCGCCACCAGTTCCACCGGGCCAAGCGCCTGCTGTCGCGGGAAACCAGCCTGCTGGAAGATCGTCATCACCTGCGCATACAGAGCATGCTCGAGCACAGTCAGGCGCTGAAAGTCATTTACGAAAAACGCCTGGCATTGCAGCAGATCTGGGTCAAGACCAGCTCCAATGGTCACGACATGCTCGCAGCCATCAAGGAATGGATTCACGAGGCGGAGGCCAGCGGTATCCAGTCCCTGCGTGAATTTGCCGATCAGCTGAAAACCTACTCGCTGCGTCCAGCGTAA
- a CDS encoding GGDEF domain-containing protein has protein sequence MVNNNQKDTPLAQWPEAAQTLVALMHAQGEVARLSEREQLISSLLVSVNAVLWAFNWETRQVLYVSPAYERVFGRSAALLLADYNQWRDSIYPDDLEYAEQSLAEVLHKGAVEDREYRIIAADGQVRWLSDKCFINRQDELGQPVIIVGIAEDITDKKHMETELQRLATTDVLTQSSNRRHFFECAHREFEQARLQGTPLAFLLLDIDDFKVINDSYGHPEGDHVLQRIADCGRGSLRRGDLFGRIGGEEFAAVFPGCAPDMAVQVAERLQQEIQRLRFSHEGQTYGITVSQGLTSLTEADASLDSLFARADAAMYEAKRLGKNRIVSA, from the coding sequence ATGGTCAACAATAACCAGAAAGACACCCCCCTTGCGCAGTGGCCCGAAGCCGCGCAAACCCTTGTGGCGCTCATGCACGCCCAGGGCGAAGTCGCCCGACTGAGCGAACGCGAACAACTGATCAGTTCGCTGCTGGTCAGCGTCAACGCCGTGTTATGGGCCTTCAATTGGGAAACCCGGCAAGTGCTCTACGTCAGCCCCGCCTACGAACGGGTCTTCGGCCGTTCCGCCGCACTGCTGCTGGCTGATTACAACCAGTGGCGTGACAGCATTTATCCCGATGACCTGGAATATGCCGAACAGAGCCTCGCCGAAGTCCTGCACAAAGGGGCGGTGGAAGATCGCGAGTACCGCATCATCGCGGCCGATGGTCAGGTGCGTTGGCTCAGCGACAAATGCTTCATCAACCGTCAGGACGAGCTGGGGCAACCGGTGATCATCGTCGGCATCGCCGAAGACATCACCGACAAAAAGCACATGGAGACCGAGCTGCAACGTCTGGCGACAACCGACGTGCTCACGCAAAGCAGCAACCGCCGCCACTTCTTCGAATGTGCCCACCGCGAGTTCGAACAGGCCCGCCTGCAGGGCACCCCGCTGGCATTCCTGCTGCTGGACATCGACGATTTCAAAGTGATCAACGACAGCTACGGACACCCGGAGGGCGACCATGTGCTGCAACGGATCGCCGATTGCGGGCGCGGGTCCTTGCGGCGCGGCGATCTGTTCGGGCGCATTGGCGGCGAAGAATTTGCCGCGGTATTTCCCGGCTGCGCGCCAGACATGGCGGTTCAGGTGGCCGAACGCTTGCAACAGGAAATCCAGCGTTTGCGCTTCAGCCATGAAGGACAGACGTATGGCATCACGGTCAGCCAGGGTCTGACCAGCCTCACCGAGGCCGACGCAAGCCTCGACAGCCTGTTCGCCCGGGCGGACGCGGCGATGTACGAAGCCAAGCGCCTGGGCAAGAACCGGATTGTCTCTGCCTGA